GGTCTTCGTCTTGAAACAAACAAGACGAAGCGCCGttgtgttggcaaaaggggCATGTACCAAGTATTTACctcaggggtgctaataattgtggcacacatcatttgatgtcaaAGAATCAATATTTTGATGTGGGTTTTggtttttccccactgaataaatacaCTTGATTCAAAGGTTGGATTTTCCTtcttgttctttgcatatttatcccaTACAAAGGCTTCGGTTcatcaaatcaattttaatattacactgaaaatacaaaatgcagtttctaaatgtcaatttaacccttagatgcatgagtgactggcccctacactcttccataggtgggtgaaaaatgacccataatacaataaatgctttttttaatgacatttttgtcattttggttaagaataatcacttgtataaaattttgtaatatatttaggaccatacaggaatgatttcatgtttgaaatatctttatttttaattttttaacatttttgaaaaataaaaattacccagaatagcaatagaaaaatgtgaacatccattttgtgtgtgtgtgtgtctgtctgtctgtctgtctgtctgtatgcattgcctgttttgcctttctggcagtgatcattgcacacaggtacattgcatttcccacacctattgctgactttgcgatctttgttacttgggcagatctgacacctttttcactttggatggccctgtgtatttctttcctgtgtcttagtggtggcttttgtcaccccgcaccttttcattgctccaataatcgggatttgcagttggttgcagctttccagtcgacacctcatgtgtggtgtgacaagctcctttgacagctctttgaggaacagccgtcgtgcattggtgatgccactcttgaaatctgggtgctgagccatgaaaaaggtgtagGCATTTAGGGTACCGATCTCAATTATGTTGTACCATTGCACCATGGGCCACCTCTGTTTGTCGCTTGCACGGGTAGTTGCCAACCATCTGGTCAATGGTGTctacacctccatttgtctcgttgtaaaatttgatcacttctttttttttcgttttactatgttcatccactgctttgtcgtgatgcatcgtgctcaggagcacaacagattttcctttctttctgacatagctgaccatggtaaggctgtcattgaatccaaactctatgctgtaaacctccctggacttggaaagcttcatcagagtagggatgtctggcttgttctgacatagagtccccacaatagtgagctccttctccaggagatgctgcgctagtggcacactggtgaaaaagttatccatggtgatgttgcgaccggtgtttctaaatctaccacacagctgctggacaatattttctcccagattcttctgaacgtcttcccctggttgtctccccgtgtaaactataccatctattgcataggggatgcctgcatcacaaacccagaagatctttaggccatacttggcaagcttgcttggcatgtactgtagaaacttgcaccttcccctgaatggcacaagctgttcatcgacagtgacacaatcactggggatgaattgctgtctgcagttgaccaggaaCAGGTACCATGCATAGCGAAAGACTGCcatatgatctgtttccaggcttaaggccaatttgtagataaatcatagtcatgaacgacacacaaacaattttatatgaagataatacttagacgtatcagctcttacagtgtaaaataattttcctgaggggttcatttctgatagtatagtctgcccagtccgcagtcaatgtattgctgacagccaaagtcgattcgaatcagtggttcccattggactccatagtaaatgtacacgggtcacttttgacccatttatggaaactttgggtagcaatacaaaaactgaaatttcttaaaatgtataaaatgtaagttaaaattgtgaaagacattatataaaaaacatgttttttgaggaatacctggaatatgaaattataataaattttcagtccgaagatatttcaagaaaaaaacctcattgggtcatttttgacccacatatgcatctaagggttaattTATGAaggccccacccaaaaaaatcccaaactacctGTCCATATATGAAAGAGTAATTGCCCCACCCTCCACCTTGTACCTTAAACAGGCagttcagtttaaaaaaaaagcctctaaTATGGCAGAGCTGAAGCAATTCTGCCaagaagagtgggccaaaattcttCAACAAAAAGACTCATCACTAATTGTCGCAAACGCTCGATTTCAGTTACTGCTGCCAAGGGTGGCACAATCCATTAAAAGGTTCAGgtggcaattattttttcacactgagataggtttggaatttttttttgtgccttgatAAATTAAAGGGCCATTTAGAAACTGCGTTGTGTATTTCCTTGGggtgtctctgtgtgatattaaaattggtttgatgaaccgAAACCTTTGTGTGTAATAAATATGTAAGGCAAATCCTTTTCACGGCACTGTAaagttattatatatatataaagtataaaaagaaaaaaagcatgcaaTATTGTAAGTGCATAAGCTTTAATGTACATTTATCAAGTATAAATGATAATGATCACAGTAGACAGTGTTTTCAATTCCTTTTCAATCTTCagtatgaataaaaatgtcaaacgtGTCAAACAAGTACGAAGAAAAGGGACTACATATGTAAGATCAGAGATAGTGCCAACATTTGGGGACTAGTCTCGGAGTGGTTAAACAATCAGGCACTTGCGGCGGAGACAGGCACGTTCTCCAAAAGAGAACTGCGGGGTTGAGTTTTGCTGGATGACTTGCACCGCTTCCATTGGGACAATTGCGTGGCAAGCGCACTATTTTTAATTTGCACACATTTGGACGGATCCGCTCCATACAGCCTTGCGTGAATGCCACTCTGCAATGCAACGGAACGGAATTTCGTACATTCCTCTGTCGCGAAGAGCAGGGCTTTCCTTTCCTAAATCAagagcagatttttttcaatgcccTTTTAAGAAAATAggttttgatgtgttttttttttttttggatttttttaatgcccaTTTAAGAAAGTAggttttgatgtgttttttggggggggggggggtatactgGTTAATCGGCATTTATTGACATATAGTCCATATTGTGTTTGCGGAAAACCCCGCTTGTGCGACACATGTTGACCACTTCAGTCATGTGGTCATATTTGACCCAACATACGCAAATTGGATCTCGCAATTGGAGTGGGAAAAGTGGCGGTCGGACAGAAATTTGCTGTCTTAGGAGAAGACGGAGCTGCGCTGGTTGGCCTCGCCCACTTTCTCGAAGAACATGAAATCCTGTCAAAAGGAAACAAAGTCCCCAAAATacgttaataaataaataaataaataaatgggggaGTGCTTAGTGACGCGTTTTGTACCGAAGCAAAATGAAAAGGAGGCAAAACGTACAATGAGGAAGCAGGCGCCCAGGAGGACGGCTTTCATTTTCACATCCAGGTCCAGAGGGAACTGGATGCCAAAGTTGTCCGTGTCGGTGAAGACTTCCTTCAAGAGGCCGCTCCACTGCTTGCTGATGCGCCCGATTGGCTGACCGCCATCTTTTCCCGTCAGCTACACACCCAAAACACAAAAGTCACAATTTTACAAgagatttttgtttaaaaatggggcataaaaaaaaaaatcttaattgtaCAAGGAGgatttggatgattttttttagtcaCTCTCCCTGAATGAAAAAAGTTGGaaaagtgtgcttttttttcccaccctcgccaattttcttttaaaataaaataataaataataaaaataaaaaaattatctgACTAgaataatttttcaaaaaataaataagtcatcTGTAGTGGAGTAAAAAAacgtagattttttttattacacaaTAGGTCCAATCTtgtgacccaaaaaataaataaatacaatttttttaaatcttacaatgctttttttcatgccagaaaaaaaaggctaaaccccctcccccagaaaacaaaattgaatgacaagtaaaaaaaaaaagctgaaaaaggATTTGCTGTTTGTGTGACCTCAAAGTTGACATCCCCGCAGCAGTTGCAGGCGAAGCAGGGCCCCTCCAATTTCATCAGAGTCTCTTTGTTGGGCCCCTGGATGGAGAAGCGCGGGAGGTACGGGTGCCAGTCCTGCTTGACGAAACCCACAGTGGTGCCCGGCGGTGCCTGCACTTCCATCTGTGGGTCATTCACAACAACCACATTATTCACATTTCACTTCCTCGCTTGGCGATTTGACAATAACTTTTCCTAGTCCTTGACAATCGCATCATGTCGCGGGTTCAGTCAAGTCGTCACACAAGAAAGGCTAcgtgggaccaaaaaaaaaaggggggacttGACCTTACCATTCTAATACCGCTACTTTTGGAAGGGACTGTATATGCAAGGTTTGATCGGCAGGTGAGTCACCGTCAGTCACTTGTTGACGATTGTCGTGTACATGACGGCTGACTGGCTTGTGTTGGGACAACACGTGAGTAAACATTGCGGAGGTGGTATGACTCCAGTTAGAAATGCAAAACAACAGAGTCACAGTCACAGGACAGCACAAACTACCTCCTGTCCGGTCAAACCAGTCACGCAGCTTTTCGGGGTCTAAAAGCATAGCGGGTTTTGGCAAATGGCACAGAATCGGGACTGGATTTGCGTTGAATTGAGTGAACAATGTCAAATGGGACGGTTTCAACTTCATAATCGCCAGCGACAGCGCTGGGTGGGCGGATTATGGTTATGATTACACAAAACATATTATGATTAAATCGTATTGGAGCGAAACATATATACAGTGATCcttcgctatttcgcggtttgaTTATCGCGTCCTCGGTGCAtcgcgtttttttcccccccaaagcactgtattcataaaaaaaatgcctAATGACTCAGAGGTGTTATACGTGGCTGTCGGTAGCTTGATTGGTTCCCAGCGCGACGTCGACCAATCACAGCACGAGTGGATCTATCCCAGTGGTGGGAAAACTACGGCCcccgggccaaatccggcccgttggtctttttaatccggcccgccgaaggttggtacacaattaaggttcgatgtcaatgactgcattcatttcatttggacttgtaatgacatgcatttcaacgccaggggGGGCACAGtaacttgaagttgcagagcatagggaggaagggggagactaaacggaagcccgcagtagcgccaagtcaagcaaatcccattCGAtatgacggaataatgtactcttaaagtctgaaaaacgtgccaaaaaatgctaaatactgctttttaaataaagaaatcgaattaatattatgttgaatttttcaacataatataaCATATACAtaacatcgagaggagccagatgaggtggcttgggcatctgattcggatgcctcctgagcgcctccccggtgaggtgttccggtcatgtcccaccgggaggagaccccgaggaagacccaggacacgctggagagactatgtcacccagcttgcctgggaacgactcgggatctcccggggagagctggaagaagtagctagggagagggaggtctgggcttccctgctaaagctgttgcccccgcgacccggccccggataagcggtagatgatggatggatggatggatggatggatggatggatggatggatggattatgttgaatttagttcacccttttgatccggccctccataatattttctggttctcatgtggccctatgcaaaaactaattgcccacccctgatctatcCAATGATGCGcagccatgttgattggctgtggATCTTCGCAGCTTGTGTGGATGGGTTAGATGcacgaaagagagagaggataGGGTTTGTAGAACAAAAAAGCAGCATTGTCTCTTTGCCTCCTTAATTGTCTGATCATAAACAAACACATCGGCTGCTCTCACTGGAGGCTACACTGTCAGAGTTGCATAAAGGGAATGCTAATGAGTGCTAATTACTGTATAAGGTGTTATAATGAAAGATTTAAGTAAAAGCGCGTACTGGTttagtctttgtctcaaatatgtaaagtataaatactgtttacatatttgAAATGTACCCACAAACCCTAACACAAAAATTTGTGGCGCGGGGGAGAGGGGCAAaccctacttcacggattttagTCTTTCGCTGGTGGTCCCGGTGtacattaaccgcgataaatgggTGCATGATCGATAATAAGGATCACTGTAAAGGGAAGCTGACCTCTTGCAAGCAGCACGGACACCAGCAGGAAGCACAGCGTAAGGGCCTGATGAGGCGGATGACCTCGCGGTCTGCGTTGTCTTTGATCTTCATGTCAAAGCTGCGCAGCGAGCCGCAGCAGTTGCGCGTGCAGCAGTCGTTCTTCTCCTTGGCTTTGTAGATCTTCTGGCCAAGGCTGTTCTTGATCTCGTACTGGTTGTTGGTCTCAAAGCCGAGGAACGCTGGCAAACGGCAATCGGTTAACATGTGGCCTCTTTAGCAGAGGCGGCGCTGGAGCAAACTACCTTCCAGGAGTTCCACTTTCTGATGGATCAGAATCTGGTCGATCTAACAAGGGAACACGCAAGGAAACAAATTGCTTGCTTTCTGCCCATAAAATGGTTCACAATCTTGCACAATCCGTTGTTCAAAGGTCAGAGGGCAGAAGCACATTGATAGGTAGACTACACCTTtgaaatgtacacacacacacacacattacattatatatatatatatatatatatatatatagattcattcattcatccatcttccgagccgcttgatcctcactagggtcgcggggggtgctggagcctatcccagcagtcttcgggcagtaggcgggggacaccctgaagcggttgccagccaatcgcagggcacacagaaacgaaccaacttccgcgctcacactcacacctagggacaattttgagtgttcaatgaccctgccatgcatgtttttggaatgtgggaggtgttaaggaattattccgctagaagtagtagtagaacattgttgatgaatttcatcttgctatgagaactattgacactagtctctgtcctaaacatttgcttgtacttaaaacaaagagtgtagggtgaagttggggccctaattccccttgagtgattaacagccccctggctatcttctttccgcctcccacttcgtaaaagtccctgaaggctgccaagtgccttcgaggagtaaacctagtctcaaggtctgtgaaccagcagatatggtctgcactttgtcaaaatgccaacattgaactttgcttgaatttctttgtttcaggtttttacatacggggaaggactgcccgcccctacttaacataattaacatactatgcctatatgtacgtgtgactgtagttgctcggggcttcctgatgaaatctgagactcacaggagcccgaatcgatttgtgttgcgttgcgataaactgaagaaaagactacgtggtgttgggtcttcttccaccttatagagagataaaagaatctgtaaccaaggaagggccaagagcaatttgacagctcccattcctcaacagaggaaaccggagcacccggagaaaacccacgcaggcccggggagaacatgcaaactccacacagggaggccggagctggaatcgaacccggtacctctgcactgtgaagccgatgtgcaaaccactggactaccgggccgccctatatatatatatatatatatatatatatatatatatatatataatatatatatatatatatatatatatatatatatattcttttaaacatacacacacacacacacacacatatactgtatatacatacacatacacacacacacacacattcatttatttattcgtttttGATCAAATAAGTAAGAATACGGATGGAGTAAGCCACCAATACAACAATTCTGAAAAATTGAGTTACCTGAGTGAGGTATTCAAGCCCTGGCGGTACCCCAATGGGGACTACGGCAGCCGGGGCCGGTGCAGGCGTAACGGCCCCAGGTGACCCGCCGTAAGGGGGGGCTGCCCCCATGGGTCCCGGTTGAAACATGACAGGAGGTGGACCTTGGTTGTAGTTCATGTTGAAGCCTGGAGCGGGGGCTTGAACAGGTTCCCCATAGCCACCCTGAAATGCGGGATAGGGGGCCACTGATTGGCCCCCGTGTTGCGTCTCCGGGTAGGGGGCCTGGTGGGTGTAACCTGGCAGAAAGAGCCACAGGAAGTTTGCTGCGCTGATGGAATTTTACAAGAAGGACCACTAACGTTGGGACACATAGAATGGTGTGACAGGACCGGGCGAATCTTGTTAAACTGCGTGAAattaagatctttttttttaacgaattgGGGCACTGACCGGACATGATGCTGATGGTGGTCGTGACCTCCGGTTACTTCCTGGAAAACCGAATGGAAGGAATGGAAGAGGCTTTCAAAACAATTAACATGAACGTCAAATCAAAACCAAACAGTTATAGTTTTGTtccaatacatacatatacacaaaaTCTGTAgcacaataaacatttttttcagattataAAACAACTTTGTTTCCATCGCTAGCGCTGGATGTCGTACTTGGGAAGCCTTGAGTTGAGGCCGGGTGGCTTAGTGCGATttattggtggaaaaaaatctcCGTTGGTGATTAAAATAAGGTTTAACGGCGACGTCTGAACGTACGGAAAGGCAACAAGAATACTTTTTTCGTCCGCGGTTTGCGACTCGTCGGTGATCTAGCTCCCGGGACTAAAACAAAcgttgtttgtatgttttgtagttgttgtttaAACCTACACAGAAGTAAACTCACCTGTTGAATAAGCGATAGTTTGTATCCCTCCAAGCTACAGGAAATCCACACTGGAATCGTTTAGGTGGAAAATGTTTTCCTCGCAACCGTCTTGCCGACTCCTccacgccccctttttttttttactttaggcAGGGAGGGGTTTGCCTAGGGAATTATCACGCGGCCTTGATTAAGTGAACGGAAACGCCCGATCCTAAATGGTCAACATAGAAGCTCCGGTGAAAGGCTATGGGATCGATGTATGATGACGTTTTTCCCATTTGCGTCGACTTGACTTTGCTGCGAAATGAGCGCTTGACACTGACGTCGGACTTTCTGCTGTTTTGTCGATTCGTCCACAAGAGGGCGACATTACTCCACATACGCTTGCCTCCCATCAAATTGacgatactgtactgtacattcgCTTTCTATGttctttaatttaattaataaaaatagcTCATGGAATAAATCATTGTCTTAATAAATATAATAGTGGCCAAATTTTCCTGATGTGGGTTTGGACTGTATCTGGTGTCGTGTGCGTCCACACTGGGTGGTCCCCATCCGCACGAGACCTTCGACGAGTCCTTGATAAGGACGCTAATCAGTCAACGCGTCAGAATACTGGAGCTGCCTCGTTTAACGCTGTAAAGTACAACTCGCAAGAAAAGAGCAGACTTGCTCAACGCACTTACCTATGGGAATTCCGAGTGTCAATTCGGCACAAAAGCTTGCTGGCAATATCTCACAAagcaaagtcagaattctcacgaGAAAACCGTGGCGTGAACGTCATTATTCCTATGGGTGAGAAAATATCGTTTGTAAGAAACAAAGCCACAATTTACAAGATTTTAGTTCCCCCCTTCGAAGATAAATGTGTACTTTAACAGTCACCTGTACTGTTCTGTACAGTCACCTGTACAGAAAATGTCACTTGTATAACCCTTTTCATGTATGTCTttgttatactgccccctggtggccatgacGCACACATCAGAAGGTGCAGCACAATGAAAACCTACATCTGGTTCACTCGCCACGTTATTcctcatattgtatttaattatgtTAGTATTGCATGTTTTTATATGATACAATTGCAAAGAGTGGATTTTTTTCATATGACAAAAAGAGTACAATTTTTGTGGTTTATTTTCAAGGACCATTCAGGAATGGATGAATGGTACAGTATTTCCATTCCTATCACTGAGGAGAGCTAATGTGAGTTACCCACATGCTTACCAGAATGATTCCCACCGAGAAAAACTGCACgatgaaaagaaaattcaacTATGTTcaaaactaaaaaggaaaataaaggaCACGACCAGAGTAATTTGTGGCAAAAGTCCTTTCTGGAGACGTGAGGAGATTGCTATGATACGCTCTTATCTTGGCATGTGAACGTGTGCCAAGGCGTGTCGGGcacattttcctgttgttgataATGTGAAGATGGAGATGGAGCGTAATTGTCTCGCGTTTAGCCTAAACAGCCCCGCGCCATTTAAACCCGCCCTGGACGCGCGGCTACAAAAAGCGTGCATGCCGCATTTACCCACACCCGCATCGTCTTACGTGCCTCCACAGACCACAACGCCTTCGTTCTGCATACAAGCTGAAACGCTGAAAAGAGGTAAGAGCTTCAAAGCACAACTTCAAAATCCAATTTTTCCATTTCAAGTCTTACAAATGCTAAATTGACGAAAATTAAGTCAGAATTTTATTAGGGATGAGTCTGCaacacagagagaaaaaaatccaagaacGAATTTATAATTTTACAAGCAAATTAGTGCATTTTACAAAGAAAGTCGTATCCTAAAAGTTTCaaattttacaagaaaaaaaaaaaaaaatttgacaccggagaaaaaaaaaggttgatttttttttcttcaagaaacattcatactttttcaaatgaaaaaagtaatacgttttacaaagaaaatgtaatAAACGTTACACGGAAATACATAATTATAAAAATTCCATATTTGAAGGAAGGATTTTTTTGAACAAGTGattattttatcaaataaatataattttattgTTGGGGAAGtctgaaaaaaagtcatgaattccaaacaaaaagtcaaaatttaCAAGGAAAAGACACAATTTTAGAAGAAAAGTcattaaattaaatgaaagttaaagaaaaaaattgctcaCTTTATTCAGGACTTTCACTTGTAGTTTGGATTTGATTACTCCTGGAAAACAACTATcaaaaaaaacacgttagcttttgtgtgcgtgtggtttTCTCCTGCCTGCGTTTTAGATGCATTGTTCAAGCCTTGCGCTCTACTTGTTGGCTTTGTACCTGTTCCTGGAGGTCGCGGCTGCAAGACCCAGGATCATAGAGGTAATCCGTCATCAGGATTTGAGGACTGCTATGATATGCTACGATGGGCTTCCAATTTCTCATTATTCTCTGGTGATGTGTCTCTCATCGCATCAGGACGTCAGCACAGTGGAACAGGAGCAGGATCAGGATCTGACGGCAGGCTGGCATGTCTCTGCCGTTGATAGCGAGCGCAACCCGAGGCCGACGGCGGTCCTCCACACTCGCCACAACCAACACACCAACAACCACAGGAGGCAAGCAAAAAGGAGCTTTCTAAAATCCAAACATCCGCCGACAAATGCGAGTCAACGAGCCTTAAAGGA
This window of the Hippocampus zosterae strain Florida chromosome 1, ASM2543408v3, whole genome shotgun sequence genome carries:
- the plscr3b gene encoding phospholipid scramblase 3b: MSGYTHQAPYPETQHGGQSVAPYPAFQGGYGEPVQAPAPGFNMNYNQGPPPVMFQPGPMGAAPPYGGSPGAVTPAPAPAAVVPIGVPPGLEYLTQIDQILIHQKVELLEAFLGFETNNQYEIKNSLGQKIYKAKEKNDCCTRNCCGSLRSFDMKIKDNADREVIRLIRPLRCASCWCPCCLQEMEVQAPPGTTVGFVKQDWHPYLPRFSIQGPNKETLMKLEGPCFACNCCGDVNFELTGKDGGQPIGRISKQWSGLLKEVFTDTDNFGIQFPLDLDVKMKAVLLGACFLIDFMFFEKVGEANQRSSVFS